A single window of Doryrhamphus excisus isolate RoL2022-K1 chromosome 5, RoL_Dexc_1.0, whole genome shotgun sequence DNA harbors:
- the LOC131130213 gene encoding ELAV-like protein 1, translating into MALRRGHIRYLKVCEVQTSQSDVRDAQGGGKDMYDNGYNDQMMEEDNSRTNLIVNYLPQSMNQDELRNLFSNVGEVESAKLIRDKVAGNSLGYGFVNFVNASDAERAISSLNGLRLQSKTIKVSYARPSSDTIKDANLYISGLPRNLSQQDLEDMFSRYGHIINSRVLVDQASGLSRGVAFIRFDKRAEAEDAVKHLNGQTPPGTSEPITVKFAANPNQARNSQLMSQMYHGQSRRFGGPVHHQTQRFRFSPMSVDHMSGGSGASGGSSGWCVFIYNLGQEVDESILWQLFGPFGAVVNVKVIRDFNTNKCKGFGFVTMTNYEEAAMAIHNLNGYRLGDKVLQVSFKTSKGHK; encoded by the exons ATGGCGCTGAGACGGGGACACATTAGGTACCTGAAG GTGTGCGAGGTGCAAACATCACAGAGCGACGTCAGAGATGCACAGGGAGGTGGAAAG GACATGTATGACAACGGCTACAATGACCAGATGATGGAGGAAGACAACTCCAGAACCAACCTCATTGTCAACTACCTGCCGCAGAGCATGAACCAGGACGAACTTCGTAACCTGTTCAGCAACGTTGGCGAAGTGGAGTCGGCTAAGCTGATAAGGGACAAAGTTGCAG GCAACAGTTTAGGTTACGGCTTTGTTAACTTTGTTAACGCTAGTGATGCCGAGAGGGCAATCAGTTCCCTCAACGGCCTGAGGCTACAGTCTAAAACTATCAAG GTGTCATATGCACGTCCGAGCTCGGACACCATCAAAGATGCTAATCTCTACATTAGCGGTCTGCCACGCAATTTGAGCCaacaggacctggaagacatgTTTTCTCGCTACGGACACATCATCAATTCACGAGTGCTGGTGGACCAGGCCTCAG GTTTGTCACGGGGCGTAGCCTTCATCAGATTTGACAAAAGGGCCGAGGCAGAGGACGCAGTCAAACATCTCAACGGGCAAACGCCGCCCGGCACCTCTGAGCCCATCACGGTCAAGTTTGCCGCCAATCCCAACCAGGCGCGGAACTCTCAGCTGATGTCGCAAATGTACCACGGTCAATCACGACGTTTTGGAGGACCCGTGCACCACCAGACGCAGAGGTTCCG ATTCTCTCCGATGAGTGTTGACCACATGAGTGGAGGGAGTGGCGCTTCAGGGGGCTCGTCAGGTTGGTGCGTCTTCATTTACAACCTCGGCCAAGAAGTGGACGAGTCCATCCTCTGGCAGCTCTTTGGGCCTTTTGGCGCTGTTGTGAATGTGAAGGTGATTCGGGATTTCAACACTAACAAGTGCAAAGGCTTCGGTTTCGTCACCATGACCAACTACGAGGAGGCCGCCATGGCCATCCACAATCTGAACGGTTACAGACTGGGAGACAAAGTCCTCCAAGTGTCTTTTAAGACCAGTAAAGGTCACAAGTAG
- the LOC131130209 gene encoding cytochrome P450 2J3-like isoform X4: protein MVKEAIVTQAKNFVDRPYSSVYARLFSGQRNGLFTSNGEPWKRQRHFALSTMRNFGVGRNLMERNICEEARHLLEEIEMLNGEAMDPRGLFTNAVSNIICQLVMGRRFEYSDHNFVIMMHNWTEFVKLEFSVWFDLYETFPRIMKHLPGPHNKIFHHFNNISQFISEEVKRHKQDLDPSNPRDYIDSFLIEMKNVSETPSCKEKATKRQMTIFSFQDTENDHGFDENNLVLCSMDLFMAGTLPTAATLKLGLLYLIQNPDVQEKVHAEIDQVIGHARLPTMADRVNLSYTNAVVHEIHRMANIVPFNVPRVAANDTQLGGYDIPKGTYVMMFLMSVLFDENEWETPHIFNPGHFLDADGKFRKKEAFLPFAAGKRACLGESLAKMEIFLFLVALLQKFSLSAFNEDESDYRVHFKAR from the exons ATGGTCAAGGAGGCCATTGTGACGCAGGCCAAGAACTTTGTGGATCGACCGTATAGCTCTGTTTATGCAAGGCTATTCTCCGGACAAAGAa ACGGTCTGTTCACTAGCAATGGCGAACCTTGGAAGAGACAGCGGCATTTCGCTTTGTCGACTATGCGCAACTTTGGCGTTGGAAGGAACCTTATGGAGCGAAACATCTGTGAGGAAGCTCGACACCTGCTGGAGGAGATTGAGATGCTCAATG GTGAAGCTATGGATCCAAGAGGGCTCTTCACCAATGCTGTGTCCAACATCATCTGCCAGCTGGTGATGGGAAGACGTTTTGAGTACAGCGACCACAACTTTGTTATCATGATGCACAATTGGACTGAATTTGTTAAACTGGAGTTCTCCGTATGGTTTGAT CTCTATGAGACATTCCCCCGGATAATGAAGCACCTGCCAGGTCCTCACAACAAAATATTTCACCATTTCAACAACATCTCTCAGTTCATCAGTGAGGAAGTGAAGAGGCACAAACAGGACCTGGACCCCAGCAATCCCAGGGACTACATTGACTCTTTCCTGATCGAAATGAAGAATGTGAGTGAAACGCCATCATGCAAAGAAAAAGCTACAAAACGTCAAATGACCATATTTTCTTTTCAGGACACTGAAAACGATCATGGATTTGACGAGAACAATTTGGTTCTATGTTCCATGGATCTCTTCATGGCAGGGACATTACCCACGGCCGCCACTCTGAAGCTGGGTTTGTTGTACCTCATCCAAAACCCTGACGTCCAGG AGAAGGTCCATGCAGAGATCGACCAAGTGATCGGACACGCTCGTCTACCTACGATGGCGGACAGAGTCAACTTGTCCTACACAAACGCTGTCGTCCATGAGATCCACAGGATGGCCAACATTGTTCCGTTCAATGTACCCAGAGTGGCCGCCAACGACACACAGCTAGGGGGCTACGACATTCCAAAG gGTACGTATGTGATGATGTTTCTGATGTCTGTGCTGTTTGACGAGAATGAATGGGAAACACCACACATTTTTAACCCCGGACACTTCCTTGATGCTGATGGAAAGTTCCGAAAGAAAGAAGCCTTCCTGCCTTTTGCTGCGG GGAAGCGTGCGTGTCTTGGAGAATCATTGGCCAAAATGGAGATTTTCCTGTTTTTGGTGGCTTTGCTTCAGAAGTTCTCTTTGTCCGCCTTCAATGAAGATGAGTCCGACTACAGGGTCCACTTCAAGGCACGCTAA
- the LOC131130209 gene encoding cytochrome P450 2C15-like isoform X3 produces MNATRLGKKTVRKAGFVFFEPMMTTAGCELADVYGNVFRCHYGHQKFVFVCSYKMVKEAIVTQAKNFVDRPYSSVYARLFSGQRNGLFTSNGEPWKRQRHFALSTMRNFGVGRNLMERNICEEARHLLEEIEMLNGEAMDPRGLFTNAVSNIICQLVMGRRFEYSDHNFVIMMHNWTEFVKLEFSVWFDLYETFPRIMKHLPGPHNKIFHHFNNISQFISEEVKRHKQDLDPSNPRDYIDSFLIEMKNVSETPSCKEKATKRQMTIFSFQDTENDHGFDENNLVLCSMDLFMAGTLPTAATLKLGLLYLIQNPDVQEKVHAEIDQVIGHARLPTMADRVNLSYTNAVVHEIHRMANIVPFNVPRVAANDTQLGGYDIPKGTYVMMFLMSVLFDENEWETPHIFNPGHFLDADGKFRKKEAFLPFAAGKRACLGESLAKMEIFLFLVALLQKFSLSAFNEDESDYRVHFKAR; encoded by the exons ATGAACGCCACAcgtctgggaaaaaaaacagtgaggAAGGCAGGCTTTGTCTTCTTTGAGCCCATGATGACAACAGCCGGATGTGAG CTGGCTGACGTCTATGGAAATGTATTCCGCTGTCATTACGGCCATCAAAAGTTCGTGTTTGTGTGCAGCTACAAGATGGTCAAGGAGGCCATTGTGACGCAGGCCAAGAACTTTGTGGATCGACCGTATAGCTCTGTTTATGCAAGGCTATTCTCCGGACAAAGAa ACGGTCTGTTCACTAGCAATGGCGAACCTTGGAAGAGACAGCGGCATTTCGCTTTGTCGACTATGCGCAACTTTGGCGTTGGAAGGAACCTTATGGAGCGAAACATCTGTGAGGAAGCTCGACACCTGCTGGAGGAGATTGAGATGCTCAATG GTGAAGCTATGGATCCAAGAGGGCTCTTCACCAATGCTGTGTCCAACATCATCTGCCAGCTGGTGATGGGAAGACGTTTTGAGTACAGCGACCACAACTTTGTTATCATGATGCACAATTGGACTGAATTTGTTAAACTGGAGTTCTCCGTATGGTTTGAT CTCTATGAGACATTCCCCCGGATAATGAAGCACCTGCCAGGTCCTCACAACAAAATATTTCACCATTTCAACAACATCTCTCAGTTCATCAGTGAGGAAGTGAAGAGGCACAAACAGGACCTGGACCCCAGCAATCCCAGGGACTACATTGACTCTTTCCTGATCGAAATGAAGAATGTGAGTGAAACGCCATCATGCAAAGAAAAAGCTACAAAACGTCAAATGACCATATTTTCTTTTCAGGACACTGAAAACGATCATGGATTTGACGAGAACAATTTGGTTCTATGTTCCATGGATCTCTTCATGGCAGGGACATTACCCACGGCCGCCACTCTGAAGCTGGGTTTGTTGTACCTCATCCAAAACCCTGACGTCCAGG AGAAGGTCCATGCAGAGATCGACCAAGTGATCGGACACGCTCGTCTACCTACGATGGCGGACAGAGTCAACTTGTCCTACACAAACGCTGTCGTCCATGAGATCCACAGGATGGCCAACATTGTTCCGTTCAATGTACCCAGAGTGGCCGCCAACGACACACAGCTAGGGGGCTACGACATTCCAAAG gGTACGTATGTGATGATGTTTCTGATGTCTGTGCTGTTTGACGAGAATGAATGGGAAACACCACACATTTTTAACCCCGGACACTTCCTTGATGCTGATGGAAAGTTCCGAAAGAAAGAAGCCTTCCTGCCTTTTGCTGCGG GGAAGCGTGCGTGTCTTGGAGAATCATTGGCCAAAATGGAGATTTTCCTGTTTTTGGTGGCTTTGCTTCAGAAGTTCTCTTTGTCCGCCTTCAATGAAGATGAGTCCGACTACAGGGTCCACTTCAAGGCACGCTAA
- the LOC131130209 gene encoding cytochrome P450 2J6-like isoform X2 has product MWFYSFLSWLFAFIVIFLVACYLKNRDPPNYPPGPLALPLVGNLFTLDRKRPHISLTKLADVYGNVFRCHYGHQKFVFVCSYKMVKEAIVTQAKNFVDRPYSSVYARLFSGQRNGLFTSNGEPWKRQRHFALSTMRNFGVGRNLMERNICEEARHLLEEIEMLNGEAMDPRGLFTNAVSNIICQLVMGRRFEYSDHNFVIMMHNWTEFVKLEFSVWFDLYETFPRIMKHLPGPHNKIFHHFNNISQFISEEVKRHKQDLDPSNPRDYIDSFLIEMKNDTENDHGFDENNLVLCSMDLFMAGTLPTAATLKLGLLYLIQNPDVQEKVHAEIDQVIGHARLPTMADRVNLSYTNAVVHEIHRMANIVPFNVPRVAANDTQLGGYDIPKGTYVMMFLMSVLFDENEWETPHIFNPGHFLDADGKFRKKEAFLPFAAGKRACLGESLAKMEIFLFLVALLQKFSLSAFNEDESDYRVHFKAR; this is encoded by the exons ATGTGGTTCTATTCATTTCTATCATGgctttttgcttttattgtaaTCTTTCTGGTAGCATGCTATCTCAAAAACAGGGATCCTCCAAACTATCCTCCAGGACCGCTTGCTCTCCCCTTGGTTGGAAATTTATTCACTCTAGACAGAAAACGACCACACATCTCTTTGACCAAG CTGGCTGACGTCTATGGAAATGTATTCCGCTGTCATTACGGCCATCAAAAGTTCGTGTTTGTGTGCAGCTACAAGATGGTCAAGGAGGCCATTGTGACGCAGGCCAAGAACTTTGTGGATCGACCGTATAGCTCTGTTTATGCAAGGCTATTCTCCGGACAAAGAa ACGGTCTGTTCACTAGCAATGGCGAACCTTGGAAGAGACAGCGGCATTTCGCTTTGTCGACTATGCGCAACTTTGGCGTTGGAAGGAACCTTATGGAGCGAAACATCTGTGAGGAAGCTCGACACCTGCTGGAGGAGATTGAGATGCTCAATG GTGAAGCTATGGATCCAAGAGGGCTCTTCACCAATGCTGTGTCCAACATCATCTGCCAGCTGGTGATGGGAAGACGTTTTGAGTACAGCGACCACAACTTTGTTATCATGATGCACAATTGGACTGAATTTGTTAAACTGGAGTTCTCCGTATGGTTTGAT CTCTATGAGACATTCCCCCGGATAATGAAGCACCTGCCAGGTCCTCACAACAAAATATTTCACCATTTCAACAACATCTCTCAGTTCATCAGTGAGGAAGTGAAGAGGCACAAACAGGACCTGGACCCCAGCAATCCCAGGGACTACATTGACTCTTTCCTGATCGAAATGAAGAAT GACACTGAAAACGATCATGGATTTGACGAGAACAATTTGGTTCTATGTTCCATGGATCTCTTCATGGCAGGGACATTACCCACGGCCGCCACTCTGAAGCTGGGTTTGTTGTACCTCATCCAAAACCCTGACGTCCAGG AGAAGGTCCATGCAGAGATCGACCAAGTGATCGGACACGCTCGTCTACCTACGATGGCGGACAGAGTCAACTTGTCCTACACAAACGCTGTCGTCCATGAGATCCACAGGATGGCCAACATTGTTCCGTTCAATGTACCCAGAGTGGCCGCCAACGACACACAGCTAGGGGGCTACGACATTCCAAAG gGTACGTATGTGATGATGTTTCTGATGTCTGTGCTGTTTGACGAGAATGAATGGGAAACACCACACATTTTTAACCCCGGACACTTCCTTGATGCTGATGGAAAGTTCCGAAAGAAAGAAGCCTTCCTGCCTTTTGCTGCGG GGAAGCGTGCGTGTCTTGGAGAATCATTGGCCAAAATGGAGATTTTCCTGTTTTTGGTGGCTTTGCTTCAGAAGTTCTCTTTGTCCGCCTTCAATGAAGATGAGTCCGACTACAGGGTCCACTTCAAGGCACGCTAA
- the LOC131130209 gene encoding cytochrome P450 2J6-like isoform X1, translating to MWFYSFLSWLFAFIVIFLVACYLKNRDPPNYPPGPLALPLVGNLFTLDRKRPHISLTKLADVYGNVFRCHYGHQKFVFVCSYKMVKEAIVTQAKNFVDRPYSSVYARLFSGQRNGLFTSNGEPWKRQRHFALSTMRNFGVGRNLMERNICEEARHLLEEIEMLNGEAMDPRGLFTNAVSNIICQLVMGRRFEYSDHNFVIMMHNWTEFVKLEFSVWFDLYETFPRIMKHLPGPHNKIFHHFNNISQFISEEVKRHKQDLDPSNPRDYIDSFLIEMKNVSETPSCKEKATKRQMTIFSFQDTENDHGFDENNLVLCSMDLFMAGTLPTAATLKLGLLYLIQNPDVQEKVHAEIDQVIGHARLPTMADRVNLSYTNAVVHEIHRMANIVPFNVPRVAANDTQLGGYDIPKGTYVMMFLMSVLFDENEWETPHIFNPGHFLDADGKFRKKEAFLPFAAGKRACLGESLAKMEIFLFLVALLQKFSLSAFNEDESDYRVHFKAR from the exons ATGTGGTTCTATTCATTTCTATCATGgctttttgcttttattgtaaTCTTTCTGGTAGCATGCTATCTCAAAAACAGGGATCCTCCAAACTATCCTCCAGGACCGCTTGCTCTCCCCTTGGTTGGAAATTTATTCACTCTAGACAGAAAACGACCACACATCTCTTTGACCAAG CTGGCTGACGTCTATGGAAATGTATTCCGCTGTCATTACGGCCATCAAAAGTTCGTGTTTGTGTGCAGCTACAAGATGGTCAAGGAGGCCATTGTGACGCAGGCCAAGAACTTTGTGGATCGACCGTATAGCTCTGTTTATGCAAGGCTATTCTCCGGACAAAGAa ACGGTCTGTTCACTAGCAATGGCGAACCTTGGAAGAGACAGCGGCATTTCGCTTTGTCGACTATGCGCAACTTTGGCGTTGGAAGGAACCTTATGGAGCGAAACATCTGTGAGGAAGCTCGACACCTGCTGGAGGAGATTGAGATGCTCAATG GTGAAGCTATGGATCCAAGAGGGCTCTTCACCAATGCTGTGTCCAACATCATCTGCCAGCTGGTGATGGGAAGACGTTTTGAGTACAGCGACCACAACTTTGTTATCATGATGCACAATTGGACTGAATTTGTTAAACTGGAGTTCTCCGTATGGTTTGAT CTCTATGAGACATTCCCCCGGATAATGAAGCACCTGCCAGGTCCTCACAACAAAATATTTCACCATTTCAACAACATCTCTCAGTTCATCAGTGAGGAAGTGAAGAGGCACAAACAGGACCTGGACCCCAGCAATCCCAGGGACTACATTGACTCTTTCCTGATCGAAATGAAGAATGTGAGTGAAACGCCATCATGCAAAGAAAAAGCTACAAAACGTCAAATGACCATATTTTCTTTTCAGGACACTGAAAACGATCATGGATTTGACGAGAACAATTTGGTTCTATGTTCCATGGATCTCTTCATGGCAGGGACATTACCCACGGCCGCCACTCTGAAGCTGGGTTTGTTGTACCTCATCCAAAACCCTGACGTCCAGG AGAAGGTCCATGCAGAGATCGACCAAGTGATCGGACACGCTCGTCTACCTACGATGGCGGACAGAGTCAACTTGTCCTACACAAACGCTGTCGTCCATGAGATCCACAGGATGGCCAACATTGTTCCGTTCAATGTACCCAGAGTGGCCGCCAACGACACACAGCTAGGGGGCTACGACATTCCAAAG gGTACGTATGTGATGATGTTTCTGATGTCTGTGCTGTTTGACGAGAATGAATGGGAAACACCACACATTTTTAACCCCGGACACTTCCTTGATGCTGATGGAAAGTTCCGAAAGAAAGAAGCCTTCCTGCCTTTTGCTGCGG GGAAGCGTGCGTGTCTTGGAGAATCATTGGCCAAAATGGAGATTTTCCTGTTTTTGGTGGCTTTGCTTCAGAAGTTCTCTTTGTCCGCCTTCAATGAAGATGAGTCCGACTACAGGGTCCACTTCAAGGCACGCTAA
- the hook1 gene encoding protein Hook homolog 1 isoform X1 yields MDESSTALVESLIIWLQTFNTAARCSTAEDLTTGAAISQALHQIDPSWFTDGWLTRIKTDVEDNWRLKLNNLKKILQMVLEYYNEVLVQGLSDFPLPDVALVAEHSSPVELGRLLQLVLGCAVKCERKQEYIQIIMTLEESVQHVVMAAIQEILSKETMTPFGVELPGDQEQQLGKALKDLHELSAQKEALSQRCQELDQQVAVLQEERNSLLAENDVLTDRANQLDTFDDPNTPSGRKYTQLQQQFEVLQEESFRLEAAKDDYRIHCEELEKQLVEVQHRNDDLTSLAEESRALKDELDVLRSCSDRVVMLETSVETYKRKLENLGDLKRQMKLLEENNMIYMQNTVSLEEELRKANAARAQLETYKRQVQELHRKLSDETRRADNQAFEMKKLEERHELVMKEKERIIIERDSLKEINEELRCTQAQQHQLSQAGMLPSSSPSHDNLAAELIPMEHREKFIRLQHENKMLRVQQEEFEREKIASLQVQLEEAHKTHSELGTENRLSRERIGELQQQVEDLQKALQGQAVKPDDSNLKRKLDAHMVQLNEAQDEIMKKKELLEDLQPDNTQTSLKLDELMAALKKKDDDMRAMEERYKMYLEKARNVIRALDPKLNPATAEIQALKNQLADRDKQILNLERQCEQARLREYEEKLIVSAWYNKSLNFQKLAIESRLGGRTASALSPGQSFLSQQRQVSSAPRRALSISVPSTASK; encoded by the exons ATGGACGAGAGCAGCACGGCATTGGTTGAGAGCCTCATAATATGG CTGCAGACCTTCAACACCGCTGCACGGTGCAGTACAGCAGAGGACCTGACCACCGGGGCCGCAATATCACAGGCTCTGCATCAAAT AGACCCATCTTGGTTCACTGATGGTTGGCTCACTCGCATCAAAACCGACGTCGAGGACAACTGGAGACTGAAG CTCAACAACCTGAAGAAGATCCTGCAGATGGTGCTGGAGTACTACAATGAG GTGTTGGTGCAGGGCCTCTCTGACTTCCCCCTGCCAGACGTGGCCCTGGTGGCAGAGCATTCATCCCCCGTTGAGCTGGGGAGGCTGCTGCAGCTCGTCCTGGGCTGCGCTGTCAAATGTGAGCGCAAACAAG AGTACATTCAGATCATCATGACGCTGGAGGAGTCTGTGCAGCATGTTGTCATGGCGGCCATCCAGGAG ATCCTAAGTAAAGAGACCATGACCCCCTTTGGAGTGGAGCTGCCAGGGGACCAAGAACAGCAG ctgGGAAAGGCTTTGAAAGACCTGCATGAACTTTCAGCACAGAAGGAAGCACTATCCCAACGCTGCCAGGAGCTGGACCAACAG GTGGCCGTTCTCCAAGAAGAACGAAACAGTCTATTGGCAGAGAACGATGTCCTAACCGACCGAGCCAATCAGCTGGATACCTTCGATGACCCAAACACGCCCTCGGGCAGGAAGTACACTCAATTACAGCAGCAGTTTGAGGTGCTGCAGGAGGAGAGCTTCCG gctggAGGCTGCAAAGGACGACTACCGGATCCACTGTGAAGAACTAGAGAAGCAGCTGGTGGAGGTTCAGCACCGCAACGACGACCTTACCAGCCTGGCGGAGGAATCCCGAGCCCTCAAAGACGAGCTGGACGTTCTGAG GAGCTGTTCGGACCGAGTGGTAATGCTGGAGACTTCGGTGGAAACCTACAAGCGAAAGCTGGAGAACCTGGGGGACCTGAAGAGGCAGATGAAGCTGCTGGAAGAAAATAACATGATCTACATGCAGAACACCGTCAGCTTGGAGGAGGAGCTACGCAAGGCCAACGCCGCCCGTGCACAGCTGGAGACGTACAAGCGACAG GTGCAAGAGCTCCACAGGAAATTGTCAGATGAGACGAGGCGAGCAGATAACCAGGCCTTTGAGATGAAGAAGTTGGAGGAGAGGCATGAGCTGGTGATGAAGGAGAAGGAG CGCATCATCATCGAGAGAGATTCTCTGAAGGAGATCAATGAGGAGCTTCGATGCACCCAAGCACAGCAGCACCAGCTCTCCCAAGCAG GCATGCTCCCATCCAGCAGCCCCAGCCACGACAACCTGGCAGCCGAGTTAATCCCCATGGAACACAG AGAGAAGTTCATCAGGCTTCAGCACGAGAACAAGATGCTGAGAGTGCAGCAGGAGGAGTTTGAGAGGGAAAAGATCGCCTCTCTGCAGGTTCAGCTGGAGGAAGCTCACAAGACCCACAGCGAGTTGGGGACAGAGAACAG GTTGAGTCGAGAGCGAATCGGCGAGCTGCAGCAGCAGGTTGAGGACCTTCAGAAGGCCCTGCAGGGTCAGGCAGTGAAGCCCGATGAT TCCAACCTAAAGCGGAAACTCGACGCTCACAT GGTCCAGCTCAACGAGGCTCAGGATGAAATCATGAAGAAGAAAGAACTGCTGGAAGACCTCCAGCCTGACAACACTCAAACCT caCTGAAGTTGGATGAGCTAATGGCCGCTCTGAAAAAGAAGGACGACGACATGAGGGCCATGGAAGAGAGGTACAAGATGTACCTGGAGAAAGCTCGCAAT GTTATCAGAGCCCTGGACCCAAAACTGAATCCTGCCACCGCTGAGATCCAGGCTCTGAAGAACCAGCTGGCGGACAGGGACAAACAGATCCTCAACCTGGAG CGCCAGTGTGAGCAGGCCCGACTGCGAGAGTACGAGGAGAAGCTGATAGTCTCTGCCTGGTACAACAAG AGTCTGAACTTTCAGAAGCTGGCCATCGAGTCACGTCTCGGAGGCCGCACCGCCTCCGCGCTGTCCCCCGGCCAATCCTTCTTGTCCCAACAGCGCCAGGTTTCCAGCGCCCCCCGTCGGGCGCTCTCTATCAGTGTGCCGAGCACCGCCTCCAAGTAG
- the hook1 gene encoding protein Hook homolog 1 isoform X2, with protein sequence MVLEYYNEVLVQGLSDFPLPDVALVAEHSSPVELGRLLQLVLGCAVKCERKQEYIQIIMTLEESVQHVVMAAIQEILSKETMTPFGVELPGDQEQQLGKALKDLHELSAQKEALSQRCQELDQQVAVLQEERNSLLAENDVLTDRANQLDTFDDPNTPSGRKYTQLQQQFEVLQEESFRLEAAKDDYRIHCEELEKQLVEVQHRNDDLTSLAEESRALKDELDVLRSCSDRVVMLETSVETYKRKLENLGDLKRQMKLLEENNMIYMQNTVSLEEELRKANAARAQLETYKRQVQELHRKLSDETRRADNQAFEMKKLEERHELVMKEKERIIIERDSLKEINEELRCTQAQQHQLSQAGMLPSSSPSHDNLAAELIPMEHREKFIRLQHENKMLRVQQEEFEREKIASLQVQLEEAHKTHSELGTENRLSRERIGELQQQVEDLQKALQGQAVKPDDSNLKRKLDAHMVQLNEAQDEIMKKKELLEDLQPDNTQTSLKLDELMAALKKKDDDMRAMEERYKMYLEKARNVIRALDPKLNPATAEIQALKNQLADRDKQILNLERQCEQARLREYEEKLIVSAWYNKSLNFQKLAIESRLGGRTASALSPGQSFLSQQRQVSSAPRRALSISVPSTASK encoded by the exons ATGGTGCTGGAGTACTACAATGAG GTGTTGGTGCAGGGCCTCTCTGACTTCCCCCTGCCAGACGTGGCCCTGGTGGCAGAGCATTCATCCCCCGTTGAGCTGGGGAGGCTGCTGCAGCTCGTCCTGGGCTGCGCTGTCAAATGTGAGCGCAAACAAG AGTACATTCAGATCATCATGACGCTGGAGGAGTCTGTGCAGCATGTTGTCATGGCGGCCATCCAGGAG ATCCTAAGTAAAGAGACCATGACCCCCTTTGGAGTGGAGCTGCCAGGGGACCAAGAACAGCAG ctgGGAAAGGCTTTGAAAGACCTGCATGAACTTTCAGCACAGAAGGAAGCACTATCCCAACGCTGCCAGGAGCTGGACCAACAG GTGGCCGTTCTCCAAGAAGAACGAAACAGTCTATTGGCAGAGAACGATGTCCTAACCGACCGAGCCAATCAGCTGGATACCTTCGATGACCCAAACACGCCCTCGGGCAGGAAGTACACTCAATTACAGCAGCAGTTTGAGGTGCTGCAGGAGGAGAGCTTCCG gctggAGGCTGCAAAGGACGACTACCGGATCCACTGTGAAGAACTAGAGAAGCAGCTGGTGGAGGTTCAGCACCGCAACGACGACCTTACCAGCCTGGCGGAGGAATCCCGAGCCCTCAAAGACGAGCTGGACGTTCTGAG GAGCTGTTCGGACCGAGTGGTAATGCTGGAGACTTCGGTGGAAACCTACAAGCGAAAGCTGGAGAACCTGGGGGACCTGAAGAGGCAGATGAAGCTGCTGGAAGAAAATAACATGATCTACATGCAGAACACCGTCAGCTTGGAGGAGGAGCTACGCAAGGCCAACGCCGCCCGTGCACAGCTGGAGACGTACAAGCGACAG GTGCAAGAGCTCCACAGGAAATTGTCAGATGAGACGAGGCGAGCAGATAACCAGGCCTTTGAGATGAAGAAGTTGGAGGAGAGGCATGAGCTGGTGATGAAGGAGAAGGAG CGCATCATCATCGAGAGAGATTCTCTGAAGGAGATCAATGAGGAGCTTCGATGCACCCAAGCACAGCAGCACCAGCTCTCCCAAGCAG GCATGCTCCCATCCAGCAGCCCCAGCCACGACAACCTGGCAGCCGAGTTAATCCCCATGGAACACAG AGAGAAGTTCATCAGGCTTCAGCACGAGAACAAGATGCTGAGAGTGCAGCAGGAGGAGTTTGAGAGGGAAAAGATCGCCTCTCTGCAGGTTCAGCTGGAGGAAGCTCACAAGACCCACAGCGAGTTGGGGACAGAGAACAG GTTGAGTCGAGAGCGAATCGGCGAGCTGCAGCAGCAGGTTGAGGACCTTCAGAAGGCCCTGCAGGGTCAGGCAGTGAAGCCCGATGAT TCCAACCTAAAGCGGAAACTCGACGCTCACAT GGTCCAGCTCAACGAGGCTCAGGATGAAATCATGAAGAAGAAAGAACTGCTGGAAGACCTCCAGCCTGACAACACTCAAACCT caCTGAAGTTGGATGAGCTAATGGCCGCTCTGAAAAAGAAGGACGACGACATGAGGGCCATGGAAGAGAGGTACAAGATGTACCTGGAGAAAGCTCGCAAT GTTATCAGAGCCCTGGACCCAAAACTGAATCCTGCCACCGCTGAGATCCAGGCTCTGAAGAACCAGCTGGCGGACAGGGACAAACAGATCCTCAACCTGGAG CGCCAGTGTGAGCAGGCCCGACTGCGAGAGTACGAGGAGAAGCTGATAGTCTCTGCCTGGTACAACAAG AGTCTGAACTTTCAGAAGCTGGCCATCGAGTCACGTCTCGGAGGCCGCACCGCCTCCGCGCTGTCCCCCGGCCAATCCTTCTTGTCCCAACAGCGCCAGGTTTCCAGCGCCCCCCGTCGGGCGCTCTCTATCAGTGTGCCGAGCACCGCCTCCAAGTAG